Within the Pseudomonas putida genome, the region CAGGCGCACCAGCGCGGACGGCTCGTCGATCGCCTGGCTCATCGAAGCGGGCAGCAGGCCCTGCTTGAAGTACTTGGTGACGACCACGTCCATTTCCTGGCCCAGGTCTTTCTCGCCGTTGACCAGCGGGCGGTTCACGCCGTTGTCGTTGACCGCGGCGTTGATGCCGCTGGAGCCGATGTTCTGCGAGCCATCGACACGCCAGAACTTGTGGTAGATGAAGCTGGCGTCGTAGTCCTCGCGCAGTTGCCAGGAGGCGAACAGCGTGGCCGCCTGCAGGTTGCCCAGCTCGCCACGGAAGGCCTCGCCGAAGCGGTGTACGCGCGAGCGGGTACCGGTGAAGTTGGAGCGGTTGCTCTCAAGGCCGGTCTGCTCGAAGTTGTTCGAACCGTCGTCGCCACCGCCGCCGCTGCCGCGGGCATAGGCCGCGCCGACCTGCCAGTTCGGGTCCAGACGCAGGCGGATGCCCAGGTCGGTGGCCCAGGCATTGACGTCGCCGCTCTGCTTGCCGGTGACGACCTGATCGTCACCGACCAGCTGGCTGTTGAGCTTGTCGCGATCACCGGTCAGCCAGGTCAGGCTGCCCCAGTAGTTGACGGTGTGGTCGTTGCGCCAGTTGTAGGCGTCGCTGTTGGCTTCCAGGCCCAGCCAGGTGAGGTCGCCGGTGCGGGTCTTGTCCAGTGCGTCGATGGTTTCGCCCGGGCTTTTCAGGCTGCCACTGTCATGGGTGTGGTGAGCGCGCAGGCCGACCCAGTGGCCCGGTGTCCACTGCGTGGCGACGTTACCGTAGAGGTGCGTACGGTCTTCGTCTTCCGGGGCCAGCTCGGTCAGGTCGGTGCGGTACTCGCTGAAGCGCTGGGCCACAC harbors:
- a CDS encoding alginate export family protein; translation: MTLNPFVKAGIGLSFALLWSCPTLADMTAQKNFGLDVKITGQSEDDRDLGTRSGGDVNGLGLDLRPWVYGERGNWSAYAMGQAVAATDTIETDTLRQNDDGTTTDTGDDSRQPDKSYLAMREFWVGYSGLTAYPGEQLRLGRQRLRSDDGMWRDTNIEALNWTFDTTLLKADLGVAQRFSEYRTDLTELAPEDEDRTHLYGNVATQWTPGHWVGLRAHHTHDSGSLKSPGETIDALDKTRTGDLTWLGLEANSDAYNWRNDHTVNYWGSLTWLTGDRDKLNSQLVGDDQVVTGKQSGDVNAWATDLGIRLRLDPNWQVGAAYARGSGGGGDDGSNNFEQTGLESNRSNFTGTRSRVHRFGEAFRGELGNLQAATLFASWQLREDYDASFIYHKFWRVDGSQNIGSSGINAAVNDNGVNRPLVNGEKDLGQEMDVVVTKYFKQGLLPASMSQAIDEPSALVRLRAGVFKPGDAYGKEADSYMHRAFVDVIWRF